A genomic segment from Maniola hyperantus chromosome 4, iAphHyp1.2, whole genome shotgun sequence encodes:
- the LOC138402244 gene encoding uncharacterized protein, whose product MAGQVIINEYLTFVQNKIDLLDELSIVQICATNFTDAEIETGKSVLYQSCGDKVRLIHRKGDDKKKRNIKDTIKLLKEVDPDVQPTFVAKDLNRLPPVSFDHVDVTRLLKDMTIMKTELSEFQTRMSAEIVELRNSFEQQISKRTEEDKPTTPEHPKSLPLVHVPNTKIVCPSPSMPAEAVFTPTYRDIVHKSGRSRRAKVARMQNTPPGQSGVHVESGSKLKPSDDEFTLVRNKKRKHYNNLRGTLETTGKIRVAESQCSIYVSRVMKSVSVADIIDHIKDRGEQCSQVEMLKQFNETSFNSFKITIPTSKINTFLDTNFWPAGLVYRRYRQRRNPAVYTQPHNEQSK is encoded by the coding sequence ATGGCGGGTCAAGTTATTATCAATGAGTACCTAACGTTTGTGCAAAACAAAATAGACTTGCTAGATGAGTTGAGCATTGTGCAAATCTGCGCTACCAACTTCACGGATGCGGAAATTGAGACTGGGAAGAGTGTTCTGTATCAGTCATGTGGTGATAAAGTACGATTAATACACAGAAAAGGAGATGATAAGAAGAAACGCAACATAAAAGACACTATTAAGTTATTGAAGGAAGTGGACCCTGATGTGCAACCAACTTTCGTGGCTAAAGACTTGAACCGATTACCACCGGTTTCTTTCGACCATGTCGATGTAACTCGACTTTTAAAAGATATGACTATCATGAAGACGGAACTGTCCGAGTTTCAGACGAGGATGAGTGCTGAAATCGTCGAATTGCGCAACTCATTTGAACAACAAATATCTAAAAGAACCGAGGAAGATAAACCTACAACACCCGAACACCCAAAATCGCTACCGCTTGTGCATGTACCAAATACAAAGATAGTGTGCCCGAGTCCGTCGATGCCAGCTGAGGCGGTATTTACGCCAACGTACAGAGATATTGTACATAAGTCGGGCCGATCACGGCGTGCGAAAGTCGCCCGTATGCAGAATACGCCGCCGGGTCAGAGTGGCGTGCATGTTGAGAGCGGTTCAAAGCTGAAACCGAGTGATGACGAGTTTACACTAGTACGAAATAAAAAACGAAAGCATTATAATAATTTGCGAGGAACGTTGGAAACAACGGGCAAGATTCGCGTAGCTGAATCACAATGTTCTATCTACGTTTCTAGAGTAATGAAGTCCGTCTCTGTAGCTGATATTATTGACCATATTAAGGATAGGGGCGAACAATGCAGCCAAGTTGAGATGCTCAAACAATTTAACGAAACATCATTCAAttcatttaaaataacaataccGACGAGTAAAATAAACACGTTTTTGGATACTAACTTCTGGCCCGCTGGTTTAGTTTACCGTCGATACCGACAACGTCGAAATCCCGCCGTCTATACACAACCCCATAATGAACAGAGCAAATAA